In Clostridiales bacterium, one DNA window encodes the following:
- a CDS encoding ankyrin repeat domain-containing protein, whose amino-acid sequence MYRFLEGVNGFEDTPLICAIRNGREDIANELIDRGANINMVNGCGDTALTAACNKGMSDIAIKLIDMGANVGVINSNGDTALTLACWFGLKRVANKLIDLGVDINVIDEYGRTALMGAIINKMDRIANKLIYKGANIDIVGKDGDTALVLACRYCNPDMVNKLINMGADINVVDKDGCTVLMTACKEGMPEIASKLINMGADVNIVSKDGNTVLALACWSRMSDIAIRLIEMGVNINTVDKYGNTPLTWACNKGMPEIASKLIDKGADVNVVDEYGNTPLIWVCRKGMVKIANKLIDRGADIDVVDEYGRTALTLACWFNMPEVANKLIDKGADIDVVDEDGSTALWRACWSGMIDIANKLIDMGSDVNVVGKFGDTALTWACKGANREIANKLIDVGADMNIVDGDGRTALTLACWFHMDDIADKLIDKGADINKVDKFGHTALRLACERKMDDIAIKLIDKGANVNIVDEDGETALMWACRSSMPEVASKLVERGADVNIIGRKGSTALGWAIIGGMDEIASKLINSGAEIKGKGLREKLLLAAAEKNMKNTVVKLISEEVNINRILDMLSKEGHNTFIKGANKYLIGEIKALNLSVYKRGPRMTDRFKKINDLKRFYCEINKNIKPDRAIPYELNDRWIKHGYDLNQLSISCINMCRILEKDEESTSLNKRRKVTEDISKGNCSKGRKL is encoded by the coding sequence ATGTATAGATTTTTAGAAGGAGTGAATGGGTTCGAGGACACTCCACTTATATGTGCAATTAGAAATGGAAGGGAGGATATAGCAAATGAATTAATAGACAGAGGAGCAAATATAAATATGGTGAATGGGTGCGGAGATACAGCACTTACAGCGGCGTGTAATAAAGGTATGTCAGATATAGCAATCAAGTTAATAGATATGGGAGCAAATGTAGGTGTAATAAATAGCAATGGAGATACAGCGCTTACGTTGGCGTGTTGGTTTGGATTAAAAAGGGTAGCCAATAAGTTGATCGACCTAGGAGTAGATATAAACGTAATAGATGAGTACGGAAGGACTGCACTTATGGGGGCGATTATAAACAAAATGGATAGGATAGCGAATAAGTTAATATACAAAGGAGCCAATATAGATATAGTAGGTAAAGATGGAGATACTGCACTTGTGTTGGCATGTCGCTACTGTAATCCAGATATGGTGAACAAGTTGATAAATATGGGAGCAGATATAAATGTAGTAGACAAAGACGGGTGTACAGTGCTTATGACTGCGTGTAAGGAAGGTATGCCAGAGATAGCGAGTAAGTTAATAAATATGGGAGCAGATGTAAATATAGTAAGTAAGGATGGAAATACAGTACTTGCGTTGGCATGTTGGTCTAGAATGTCGGATATAGCTATTAGGTTAATAGAAATGGGAGTCAATATAAATACAGTAGATAAATATGGGAATACGCCACTTACTTGGGCGTGCAATAAAGGTATGCCAGAGATAGCGAGTAAGTTAATAGATAAGGGAGCAGATGTAAACGTAGTAGACGAGTACGGGAATACGCCACTTATTTGGGTATGCAGGAAAGGCATGGTAAAAATAGCGAACAAATTAATAGACAGGGGAGCAGATATAGACGTAGTAGATGAGTATGGAAGGACAGCACTTACTTTAGCGTGTTGGTTTAATATGCCGGAAGTAGCAAATAAGTTAATAGACAAAGGAGCAGATATAGACGTAGTAGATGAGGATGGAAGCACTGCACTTTGGCGAGCATGTTGGTCGGGTATGATAGATATAGCGAACAAGTTAATAGATATGGGATCAGACGTAAATGTAGTAGGTAAGTTTGGAGATACAGCACTTACGTGGGCGTGCAAGGGAGCTAACAGAGAAATTGCAAACAAATTAATAGACGTAGGAGCAGATATGAATATAGTAGATGGAGATGGAAGAACGGCACTTACGTTGGCGTGTTGGTTTCATATGGATGATATAGCAGATAAGTTAATAGATAAAGGAGCAGATATAAATAAAGTAGATAAATTCGGACATACAGCACTTAGATTGGCGTGTGAGAGAAAAATGGATGATATAGCGATTAAGTTGATAGATAAAGGAGCAAACGTAAATATAGTAGATGAGGATGGAGAAACAGCACTTATGTGGGCTTGTAGATCAAGTATGCCAGAGGTAGCGAGCAAGTTAGTAGAAAGAGGAGCAGATGTGAACATAATAGGTAGAAAAGGAAGTACGGCGCTTGGATGGGCAATTATAGGAGGAATGGATGAGATAGCAAGTAAATTAATTAATAGCGGAGCGGAAATTAAAGGTAAAGGTTTAAGAGAAAAATTATTATTGGCCGCAGCTGAAAAAAATATGAAAAATACAGTTGTAAAGTTAATTAGTGAAGAAGTTAATATAAATAGAATATTGGATATGCTAAGTAAAGAGGGCCATAACACGTTTATAAAAGGAGCAAATAAATATTTAATTGGAGAGATAAAAGCTCTTAATTTATCAGTATATAAAAGAGGACCTAGAATGACAGATAGATTTAAGAAAATAAATGATTTGAAAAGGTTTTATTGTGAAATAAACAAGAATATTAAGCCAGATAGAGCTATTCCTTATGAATTAAATGATAGATGGATAAAACATGGGTACGATTTAAACCAGTTATCAATTAGCTGCATAAATATGTGCAGAATCTTAGAGAAAGATGAAGAATCAACATCTTTAAATAAAAGAAGAAAAGTTACAGAGGATATCAGCAAAGGTAATTGCTCAAAAGGGCGTAAATTATGA